In Vespula vulgaris chromosome 19, iyVesVulg1.1, whole genome shotgun sequence, a single genomic region encodes these proteins:
- the LOC127070603 gene encoding nuclear receptor coactivator 2-like isoform X3 has product MATTPTPLVERNDLSLSLPNERQRGDDVISRRDGERHISTGLRRTSASREQGSRSSNVPRLPPSPNNAADVDQPSPCELLDPLWVKMSAITGSIGKKRKKSDAKPQSQINKCLNEKRRRNQENLYFDELAELISATDMSSGKTDKCQILQRTVDQIRHIRQQEGSNSHAVQQGEVSSSNPNILSNDQVGPILLEALDGFLFVLNSEGRVEYVTDNITQYINYTKDDVLGKDIYNIIHHGDHNTFMPTLLPMSLGWTSEPQPQTRNRTFNCRFLVKPPDDKDETMEEKQQRVSKYESMQICSALLPSNTERLESGDVSSESPDIGPCVMCVARRIPPNEKPVGTPIEQFTVKLDTAGKIIAVDVSWLSSAYAKYLTKVRDLIGTTIKDLCHPHDLNNLTAHLNDTLQVGESTSAVYRLRVSPDKFLNIQTKSKLFKANVMNGHDTDFMMATNSIIGDNDLTPIEGGQLSNNKVCSGHSSNRCANNSNNNNGNNNNNVGGLLMSVAHLNGQVSGISGGRGLTGTTHVATSSNSIAFSTGDSCNSLASLSTSNSFNHFSGSMDLEFELFRGSTWDLDGSGGWPERPESRGSGPTDSRPPSQPAPTSPSPQGGGTFSSNSAVPSHCSPLRAFSPSSSVNAAHTFSNSFPFSPLQESQSSSTLTGNNAAAAAAAAAAAAAAASAANNTGVNSNVNGNGATSVAIAAAATAPVILPGLNAKRIEEGKSGCPTSGTMDNATARTNASTPAETQNSVVSTESGRLRNLLTKGSSASEDSQDNANNDSDNQNKHRILKILLNQQDEDDYHSEHNNKMRTSPSNMPKPNMEHSKSSLGNNMLLQLLNEKNDDEDEEARAGLKKRNELLQQLLKDQDEERKLQEQQTRDDDPLLRSLGFRNSTPSPSQSGSDHSGLGSTAQVGQKRPGDDGDLNIAVKRPMDGSHQVSSTGTNASTNATSKLWEKNKMLASLLAKQPPQPTTIPPIPASVISATPQDKLPRGGGSSDRLKQHQSQQQQQQQQQQQQQQQQQQQQQQQQQQQQQQQQQQQQQQQQQQQPWTGGHMQTVGGNNAITTTATSARTPLQSQSRQLPRQATNTYLSHMLSQQQRPQLGQVDSEFGDSGEYRQTCTDPTTWDNQSSDPDLSDILDQVIEFVPDEAITANLLDVIEAPQNNAMNEKMAINAIQKSLMLCETAVNPTSSTITIPGTPPAYSTALVTTPVTTSHSYQPPPMYQQQARMRFNAQLVVRQTTAQFTQQQQLQLQQQRSKLIQQQQQQQLKQRLLQQQQQQQLLIPSNATATDQITTGIHNIDNLLNNTVAPNVSLQRSSVPDSQVSPGYGGSVQITSGHRLAHSYSHPSTLPQHPIVNNNFNSGQQVSAAAARLSPHSPANILSFSHPQPLSPRVTQGNYGTTPRLFNVNQVRSQQQPTAQQQLQQQQRSMPSPGTPASARQSPFPAETFPPPTSPTASQFPPGPNPGAPNPTAQYRLQRTTSTPSATTQLPGGVGSPRHYGGVNKEQPLLSPSHPHSGCPATPTHNQHNATNTQHFSNQQHSSMIYHTTANTINTPDMQNNQFCYDRTSVPLYSSGDTQDVRSLPPGNPVNHHMGGNASTTGSMTSEFVRQELRAIVGARTQQQQQQQRVPNSIPNNLSGQVSQDDLEALGLTFEMSTAGETVVNDGPAKSWAIGSTGSAPSSSRTTMEEAVRGDPKSSLLQKLLSE; this is encoded by the exons ATGGcgacgacgccgacgccgctcgtcgagagaaacgatctctctctctccctcccgaACGAGAGGCAAAGAGGGGACGACGTTATATCGCGGAGGGATGGAGAGCGGCACATATCGACCGGTCTACGAAGAACGAGCGCCAGTCGAGAACAGGGGTCAAGGTCGTCGAATGTACCACGCCTGCCTCCATCACCCAATAACGCGGCCGACGTAGACCA GCCTAGCCCGTGTGAACTGCTGGACCCGCTGTGGGTCAAAATGAGCGCGATCACCGGTAGCATcggcaagaaaagaaagaaatcggaTGCCAAACCGCAATCGCAGAT TAACAAGTGCCTTAACGAAAAGCGACGACGTAACCAGGAGAACCTGTATTTCGATGAGCTTGCCGAGCTGATTTCCGCCACGGACATGAGCTCTGGCAAGACCGACAAATGTCAGATCCTTCAGAGAACCGTCGATCAG ATTCGGCACATCAGGCAACAAGAGGGTTCCAACAGTCATGCCGTGCAACAAGGGGAAGTATCTTCGTCGAATCCTAACATACTGTCCAACGATCAAGTTGGCCCTATCTTATTGGAG GCGTTAGACGGCTTCCTGTTCGTCTTAAATAGCGAGGGACGAGTGGAATACGTAACGGATAACATTACCCAGTATATCAATTATACGAAGGACGATGTATTGGgaaaggatatatataatatcatacatCATGGAGATCACAACACCTTCATGCCTACGTTGTTGCCCATGTCATTAG GCTGGACGAGCGAGCCGCAGCCTCAAACGAGGAATCGTACTTTCAATTGCCGCTTCCTGGTAAAGCCTCCCGATGACAAAGACGAGACGATGGAGGAGAAGCAACAACGGGTATCGAAATACGAGTCCATGCAAATCTGTTCGGCGCTATTGCCGAGTAATACCGAGCGACTCGAGAGCGGCGACGTGTCCTCCGAATCGCCAGACATCGGTCCTTGCGTAATGTGCGTGGCACGTAGAATACCACCGAACGAGAAGCCCGTAGGTACACCGATCGAGCAATTCACCGTTAAATTGGATACAGCGGGCAAGATCATCGCGGTCGACGTTAGTTGGTTGTCGTCCGCTTATGCCAAGTATCTGACCAAGGTAAGG GACTTGATCGGTACGACGATAAAGGATTTGTGCCACCCTCATGATCTCAATAATTTAACTGCACATTTGAACGATACGCTTCAAGTCGGAGAGAGTACGAGCGCCGTGTATCGACTGCGCGTTAGTCCTGATAAGTTCCTTAATATACAAACAAAGTCAAAACTTTTCAAAGCGAATGTGATGAACGGCCACGACACGGACTTCATGATGGCCACCAATTCCATCATAGG GGACAATGACTTAACGCCTATCGAGGGTGGTCAGCTTTCCAACAACAAAGTGTGCTCGGGACATTCTAGTAACCGTTGTGcgaataatagtaataataataatggtaacaataacaataacgtgGGTGGCCTGTTGATGTCCGTGGCACATCTGAACGGTCAAGTGAGTGGTATCAGTGGTGGTCGTGGATTGACGGGGACGACGCACGTTGCTACGTCGTCGAACTCGATCGCCTTTAGTACCGGCGATTCTTGCAACTCGTTAGCGTCACTAAGTACGAGTAATTCGTTCAACCACTTTTCGGGGAGCATGGACTTGGAATTCGAGCTCTTCCGCGGTTCGACATGGGACTTGGACGGTAGCGGTGGTTGGCCGGAAAGGCCCGAGTCGAGAGGAAGCGGGCCAACAGATTCGCGACCACCCTCTCAGCCAGCCCCGACATCGCCGAGTCCCCAGGGAGGAGGAACGTTTTCCTCTAATTCAGCGGTGCCGTCTCACTGCAGTCCCCTACGCGCTTTCAGCCCGTCGTCTTCGGTCAACGCGGCGCACACCTTCAGTAATTCCTTCCCGTTCAGTCCGCTACAGGAATCGCagtcgtcgtcgacgttgaCCGGCAACAACGCGGCTGCGGCCGCCGCTGCCGCGGCCGCGGCCGCGGCCGCTGCCTCGGCTGCCAACAACACCGGCGTCAACAGCAACGTCAATGGAAACGGCGCCACTTCCGTAGCCATCGCGGCCGCCGCGACGGCCCCGGTCATTCTGCCTGGACTCAATGCCAAGAGGatcgaggaaggaaagagCGGATGCCCTACCAGCGGCACGATGGACAACGCGACCGCGAGGACGAATGCCTCCACGCCCGCCGAAACTCAAAATAGTGTCGTGTCCACCGAGTCCGGTAGACTCAGAAACTTGTTAACGAAAGGCTCCAGTGCTAGTGAGGACAGTCAGGACAATGCGAATAACGATTCGGACAACCAAAACAAACACaggatattgaaaattttgttgaatCAGCAAGACGAGGACGATTATCATTCTGAACACAACAACAAAATGAGGACGAGTCCTAGCAACATGCCAAAACCGAATATGGAGCATTCCAAATCTTCTCTTGGAAACAATATGCTTCTGCAG TTActaaatgagaaaaatgacgacgaggacgaggaggcCCGGGCCGGATtgaaaaagaggaacgaaCTTCTTCAACAGTTATTGAAGGATCAGGACGAGGAGAGGAAATTACAGGAGCAacag ACCCGGGACGACGATCCTCTTTTGCGGAGTCTTGGATTTCGGAACAGTACCCCTTCACCGTCACAATCGGGAAGCGATCACAGCGGGCTCGGCAGTACCGCTCAAGTGGGCCAGAAAAGACCGGGCGACGATGGCGATCTCAATATAGCCGTTAAACGGCCGATGGATGGTTCGCACCAGGTGTCTTCTACGGGTACCAATGCTTCGACGAACGCGACGAGCAAACTATgggagaaaaacaaaatgttgGCTTCGTTGTTGGCAAAACAACCGCCTCAACCAACAACCATACCACCTATTCCCGCGTCTGTGATATCGGCAACGCCGCAA GATAAACTTCCACGTGGCGGTGGTAGTAGCGATCGCTTAAAGCAACACCAGTcccaacagcaacagcagcagcagcagcagcagcagcaacagcagcagcagcagcagcagcagcagcagcagcagcaacagcagcagcagcagcagcagcagcaacaacagcaacagcaacagcaacaacaaccgTGGACAGGTGGCCACATGCAAACGGTCGGTGGGAACAATGCGATCACAACGACGGCTACTTCGGCTCGTACTCCTCTCCAAAGCCAATCGAGACAACTACCTCGTCAAGCAACCAACACCTACCTCAGTCACATGCTAAGTCAG CAACAAAGGCCGCAATTGGGTCAAGTGGATTCGGAATTTGGAGATAGCGGAGAATACCGTCAAACGTGTACCGACCCGACTACTTGGGATAACCAATCGTCCGATCCAGATCTCTCCGATATTTTGGATCAAGTTATCGAATTTGTTCCGGACGAAGCTATCACAG CAAACCTCCTGGACGTTATCGAGGCACCGCAAAACAATGCCATGAATGAAAAAATGGCAATAAACGCTATCCAGAAGTCGTTGATGTTATGCGAAACTGCCGTAAATCCAACGTCTTCCACCATAACCATACCTGGCACGCCTCCCGCTTATTCCACCGCG TTGGTAACGACACCCGTGACGACGAGTCATAGTTACCAACCACCTCCGATGTATCAACAACAAGCGAGGATGAGGTTCAACGCTCAGTTGGTCGTGAGGCAGACTACCGCGCAGTTTACGCAACAACAGCAGCTGCAGTTGCAACAGCAGCGCAGTAAACTGatacaacagcaacaacagcaacaattGAAGCAAAGATTGctgcagcaacaacagcagcaacaactgCTCATCCCATCGAACGCAACAGCGACGGACCAAATAACGACTGGCATacataatatcgataatctattaaataataccGTTGCGCCAAACGTATCTCTACAG CGATCGAGCGTCCCTGACTCCCAAGTTTCTCCGGGTTACGGGGGATCCGTCCAGATCACTTCCGGTCACCGACTCGCTCATTCGTACTCTCACCCATCGACGTTACCACAACA TCCCAttgtgaataataattttaacagCGGTCAACAAGTgtcagcagcagcagcgaGACTCTCGCCGCATTCTCCTGCGAACATATTGTCGTTTTCTCATCCGCAACCGTTGTCACCTCGGGTAACGCAA GGCAATTACGGCACCACTCCGAGGTTATTTAACGTTAACCAGGTGAGATCTCAGCAACAACCGACCGCGCAACAACAACTACAGCAACAGCAGAGGTCGATGCCTTCGCCTGGAACTCCAGCCTCAGCAAGGCAATCCCCGTTTCCTGCCGAAACCTTTCCCCCACCCACGTCTCCTACCGCCAGCCAATTTCCACCCGGTCCAAATCCCGGTGCTCCTAATCCTACTGCCCAGTATCGCTTGCAACGGACCACGTCGACGCCTTCTGCGACGACTCAGTTGCCAG GTGGGGTTGGTTCGCCCCGACACTATGGCGGAGTGAACAAGGAACAACCTCTTCTTTCACCTAGTCATCCACATTCGGGTTGCCCCGCAACACCGACTCACAATCAACACAATGCCACCAATACCCAACACTTCTCGAATCAACAACATTCTTCTATGATATACCACACGACCGCCAATACTATCAACACACCAGATATGCAGAACAATCAGTTCTGTTACGATCGGACGTCCGTACCACTCTATTCTTCTGGGGATACGCAGGATGTCAGGTCACTGCCTCCCGGTAATCCTGTCAATCACCACATGGGTG GTAATGCAAGTACCACCGGAAGTATGACGTCAGAATTCGTTCGGCAAGAATTAAGGGCTATAGTGGGAGCGAGGacgcaacaacagcagcaacaacaaagGGTACCCAACAGTATACCTAACAATCTTTCTGGTCAAGTTTCTCAGGACGATTTGGAAGCACTTGGTTTGACATTCGAAATGTCCACTGCAG GTGAGACTGTGGTTAACGATGGCCCTGCCAAGAGCTGGGCCATTGGGAGTACCGGAAGTGCCCCCTCATCCTCCAGG acTACTATGGAGGAAGCGGTCCGAGGTGATCCCAAATCATCGTTGCTACAGAAGCTGCTGTCCGAGTGA
- the LOC127070603 gene encoding nuclear receptor coactivator 2-like isoform X12 codes for MATTPTPLVERNDLSLSLPNERQRGDDVISRRDGERHISTGLRRTSASREQGSRSSNVPRLPPSPNNAADVDQPSPCELLDPLWVKMSAITGSIGKKRKKSDAKPQSQINKCLNEKRRRNQENLYFDELAELISATDMSSGKTDKCQILQRTVDQIRHIRQQEGSNSHAVQQGEVSSSNPNILSNDQVGPILLEALDGFLFVLNSEGRVEYVTDNITQYINYTKDDVLGKDIYNIIHHGDHNTFMPTLLPMSLGWTSEPQPQTRNRTFNCRFLVKPPDDKDETMEEKQQRVSKYESMQICSALLPSNTERLESGDVSSESPDIGPCVMCVARRIPPNEKPVGTPIEQFTVKLDTAGKIIAVDVSWLSSAYAKYLTKDLIGTTIKDLCHPHDLNNLTAHLNDTLQVGESTSAVYRLRVSPDKFLNIQTKSKLFKANVMNGHDTDFMMATNSIIGDNDLTPIEGGQLSNNKVCSGHSSNRCANNSNNNNGNNNNNVGGLLMSVAHLNGQVSGISGGRGLTGTTHVATSSNSIAFSTGDSCNSLASLSTSNSFNHFSGSMDLEFELFRGSTWDLDGSGGWPERPESRGSGPTDSRPPSQPAPTSPSPQGGGTFSSNSAVPSHCSPLRAFSPSSSVNAAHTFSNSFPFSPLQESQSSSTLTGNNAAAAAAAAAAAAAAASAANNTGVNSNVNGNGATSVAIAAAATAPVILPGLNAKRIEEGKSGCPTSGTMDNATARTNASTPAETQNSVVSTESGRLRNLLTKGSSASEDSQDNANNDSDNQNKHRILKILLNQQDEDDYHSEHNNKMRTSPSNMPKPNMEHSKSSLGNNMLLQLLNEKNDDEDEEARAGLKKRNELLQQLLKDQDEERKLQEQQTRDDDPLLRSLGFRNSTPSPSQSGSDHSGLGSTAQVGQKRPGDDGDLNIAVKRPMDGSHQVSSTGTNASTNATSKLWEKNKMLASLLAKQPPQPTTIPPIPASVISATPQDKLPRGGGSSDRLKQHQSQQQQQQQQQQQQQQQQQQQQQQQQQQQQQQQQQQQQQQQQQQQPWTGGHMQTVGGNNAITTTATSARTPLQSQSRQLPRQATNTYLSHMLSQQQRPQLGQVDSEFGDSGEYRQTCTDPTTWDNQSSDPDLSDILDQVIEFVPDEAITDSSAIANLLDVIEAPQNNAMNEKMAINAIQKSLMLCETAVNPTSSTITIPGTPPAYSTALVTTPVTTSHSYQPPPMYQQQARMRFNAQLVVRQTTAQFTQQQQLQLQQQRSKLIQQQQQQQLKQRLLQQQQQQQLLIPSNATATDQITTGIHNIDNLLNNTVAPNVSLQRSSVPDSQVSPGYGGSVQITSGHRLAHSYSHPSTLPQHPIVNNNFNSGQQVSAAAARLSPHSPANILSFSHPQPLSPRVTQGNYGTTPRLFNVNQVRSQQQPTAQQQLQQQQRSMPSPGTPASARQSPFPAETFPPPTSPTASQFPPGPNPGAPNPTAQYRLQRTTSTPSATTQLPGNASTTGSMTSEFVRQELRAIVGARTQQQQQQQRVPNSIPNNLSGQVSQDDLEALGLTFEMSTAGETVVNDGPAKSWAIGSTGSAPSSSRTTMEEAVRGDPKSSLLQKLLSE; via the exons ATGGcgacgacgccgacgccgctcgtcgagagaaacgatctctctctctccctcccgaACGAGAGGCAAAGAGGGGACGACGTTATATCGCGGAGGGATGGAGAGCGGCACATATCGACCGGTCTACGAAGAACGAGCGCCAGTCGAGAACAGGGGTCAAGGTCGTCGAATGTACCACGCCTGCCTCCATCACCCAATAACGCGGCCGACGTAGACCA GCCTAGCCCGTGTGAACTGCTGGACCCGCTGTGGGTCAAAATGAGCGCGATCACCGGTAGCATcggcaagaaaagaaagaaatcggaTGCCAAACCGCAATCGCAGAT TAACAAGTGCCTTAACGAAAAGCGACGACGTAACCAGGAGAACCTGTATTTCGATGAGCTTGCCGAGCTGATTTCCGCCACGGACATGAGCTCTGGCAAGACCGACAAATGTCAGATCCTTCAGAGAACCGTCGATCAG ATTCGGCACATCAGGCAACAAGAGGGTTCCAACAGTCATGCCGTGCAACAAGGGGAAGTATCTTCGTCGAATCCTAACATACTGTCCAACGATCAAGTTGGCCCTATCTTATTGGAG GCGTTAGACGGCTTCCTGTTCGTCTTAAATAGCGAGGGACGAGTGGAATACGTAACGGATAACATTACCCAGTATATCAATTATACGAAGGACGATGTATTGGgaaaggatatatataatatcatacatCATGGAGATCACAACACCTTCATGCCTACGTTGTTGCCCATGTCATTAG GCTGGACGAGCGAGCCGCAGCCTCAAACGAGGAATCGTACTTTCAATTGCCGCTTCCTGGTAAAGCCTCCCGATGACAAAGACGAGACGATGGAGGAGAAGCAACAACGGGTATCGAAATACGAGTCCATGCAAATCTGTTCGGCGCTATTGCCGAGTAATACCGAGCGACTCGAGAGCGGCGACGTGTCCTCCGAATCGCCAGACATCGGTCCTTGCGTAATGTGCGTGGCACGTAGAATACCACCGAACGAGAAGCCCGTAGGTACACCGATCGAGCAATTCACCGTTAAATTGGATACAGCGGGCAAGATCATCGCGGTCGACGTTAGTTGGTTGTCGTCCGCTTATGCCAAGTATCTGACCAAG GACTTGATCGGTACGACGATAAAGGATTTGTGCCACCCTCATGATCTCAATAATTTAACTGCACATTTGAACGATACGCTTCAAGTCGGAGAGAGTACGAGCGCCGTGTATCGACTGCGCGTTAGTCCTGATAAGTTCCTTAATATACAAACAAAGTCAAAACTTTTCAAAGCGAATGTGATGAACGGCCACGACACGGACTTCATGATGGCCACCAATTCCATCATAGG GGACAATGACTTAACGCCTATCGAGGGTGGTCAGCTTTCCAACAACAAAGTGTGCTCGGGACATTCTAGTAACCGTTGTGcgaataatagtaataataataatggtaacaataacaataacgtgGGTGGCCTGTTGATGTCCGTGGCACATCTGAACGGTCAAGTGAGTGGTATCAGTGGTGGTCGTGGATTGACGGGGACGACGCACGTTGCTACGTCGTCGAACTCGATCGCCTTTAGTACCGGCGATTCTTGCAACTCGTTAGCGTCACTAAGTACGAGTAATTCGTTCAACCACTTTTCGGGGAGCATGGACTTGGAATTCGAGCTCTTCCGCGGTTCGACATGGGACTTGGACGGTAGCGGTGGTTGGCCGGAAAGGCCCGAGTCGAGAGGAAGCGGGCCAACAGATTCGCGACCACCCTCTCAGCCAGCCCCGACATCGCCGAGTCCCCAGGGAGGAGGAACGTTTTCCTCTAATTCAGCGGTGCCGTCTCACTGCAGTCCCCTACGCGCTTTCAGCCCGTCGTCTTCGGTCAACGCGGCGCACACCTTCAGTAATTCCTTCCCGTTCAGTCCGCTACAGGAATCGCagtcgtcgtcgacgttgaCCGGCAACAACGCGGCTGCGGCCGCCGCTGCCGCGGCCGCGGCCGCGGCCGCTGCCTCGGCTGCCAACAACACCGGCGTCAACAGCAACGTCAATGGAAACGGCGCCACTTCCGTAGCCATCGCGGCCGCCGCGACGGCCCCGGTCATTCTGCCTGGACTCAATGCCAAGAGGatcgaggaaggaaagagCGGATGCCCTACCAGCGGCACGATGGACAACGCGACCGCGAGGACGAATGCCTCCACGCCCGCCGAAACTCAAAATAGTGTCGTGTCCACCGAGTCCGGTAGACTCAGAAACTTGTTAACGAAAGGCTCCAGTGCTAGTGAGGACAGTCAGGACAATGCGAATAACGATTCGGACAACCAAAACAAACACaggatattgaaaattttgttgaatCAGCAAGACGAGGACGATTATCATTCTGAACACAACAACAAAATGAGGACGAGTCCTAGCAACATGCCAAAACCGAATATGGAGCATTCCAAATCTTCTCTTGGAAACAATATGCTTCTGCAG TTActaaatgagaaaaatgacgacgaggacgaggaggcCCGGGCCGGATtgaaaaagaggaacgaaCTTCTTCAACAGTTATTGAAGGATCAGGACGAGGAGAGGAAATTACAGGAGCAacag ACCCGGGACGACGATCCTCTTTTGCGGAGTCTTGGATTTCGGAACAGTACCCCTTCACCGTCACAATCGGGAAGCGATCACAGCGGGCTCGGCAGTACCGCTCAAGTGGGCCAGAAAAGACCGGGCGACGATGGCGATCTCAATATAGCCGTTAAACGGCCGATGGATGGTTCGCACCAGGTGTCTTCTACGGGTACCAATGCTTCGACGAACGCGACGAGCAAACTATgggagaaaaacaaaatgttgGCTTCGTTGTTGGCAAAACAACCGCCTCAACCAACAACCATACCACCTATTCCCGCGTCTGTGATATCGGCAACGCCGCAA GATAAACTTCCACGTGGCGGTGGTAGTAGCGATCGCTTAAAGCAACACCAGTcccaacagcaacagcagcagcagcagcagcagcagcaacagcagcagcagcagcagcagcagcagcagcagcagcaacagcagcagcagcagcagcagcagcaacaacagcaacagcaacagcaacaacaaccgTGGACAGGTGGCCACATGCAAACGGTCGGTGGGAACAATGCGATCACAACGACGGCTACTTCGGCTCGTACTCCTCTCCAAAGCCAATCGAGACAACTACCTCGTCAAGCAACCAACACCTACCTCAGTCACATGCTAAGTCAG CAACAAAGGCCGCAATTGGGTCAAGTGGATTCGGAATTTGGAGATAGCGGAGAATACCGTCAAACGTGTACCGACCCGACTACTTGGGATAACCAATCGTCCGATCCAGATCTCTCCGATATTTTGGATCAAGTTATCGAATTTGTTCCGGACGAAGCTATCACAG ATTCGTCTGCGATAGCAAACCTCCTGGACGTTATCGAGGCACCGCAAAACAATGCCATGAATGAAAAAATGGCAATAAACGCTATCCAGAAGTCGTTGATGTTATGCGAAACTGCCGTAAATCCAACGTCTTCCACCATAACCATACCTGGCACGCCTCCCGCTTATTCCACCGCG TTGGTAACGACACCCGTGACGACGAGTCATAGTTACCAACCACCTCCGATGTATCAACAACAAGCGAGGATGAGGTTCAACGCTCAGTTGGTCGTGAGGCAGACTACCGCGCAGTTTACGCAACAACAGCAGCTGCAGTTGCAACAGCAGCGCAGTAAACTGatacaacagcaacaacagcaacaattGAAGCAAAGATTGctgcagcaacaacagcagcaacaactgCTCATCCCATCGAACGCAACAGCGACGGACCAAATAACGACTGGCATacataatatcgataatctattaaataataccGTTGCGCCAAACGTATCTCTACAG CGATCGAGCGTCCCTGACTCCCAAGTTTCTCCGGGTTACGGGGGATCCGTCCAGATCACTTCCGGTCACCGACTCGCTCATTCGTACTCTCACCCATCGACGTTACCACAACA TCCCAttgtgaataataattttaacagCGGTCAACAAGTgtcagcagcagcagcgaGACTCTCGCCGCATTCTCCTGCGAACATATTGTCGTTTTCTCATCCGCAACCGTTGTCACCTCGGGTAACGCAA GGCAATTACGGCACCACTCCGAGGTTATTTAACGTTAACCAGGTGAGATCTCAGCAACAACCGACCGCGCAACAACAACTACAGCAACAGCAGAGGTCGATGCCTTCGCCTGGAACTCCAGCCTCAGCAAGGCAATCCCCGTTTCCTGCCGAAACCTTTCCCCCACCCACGTCTCCTACCGCCAGCCAATTTCCACCCGGTCCAAATCCCGGTGCTCCTAATCCTACTGCCCAGTATCGCTTGCAACGGACCACGTCGACGCCTTCTGCGACGACTCAGTTGCCAG GTAATGCAAGTACCACCGGAAGTATGACGTCAGAATTCGTTCGGCAAGAATTAAGGGCTATAGTGGGAGCGAGGacgcaacaacagcagcaacaacaaagGGTACCCAACAGTATACCTAACAATCTTTCTGGTCAAGTTTCTCAGGACGATTTGGAAGCACTTGGTTTGACATTCGAAATGTCCACTGCAG GTGAGACTGTGGTTAACGATGGCCCTGCCAAGAGCTGGGCCATTGGGAGTACCGGAAGTGCCCCCTCATCCTCCAGG acTACTATGGAGGAAGCGGTCCGAGGTGATCCCAAATCATCGTTGCTACAGAAGCTGCTGTCCGAGTGA